TAGGAGGATATTTATTATGGCTAAAGAAGCAGAAAAAAAACAAACAGAAATAAAAGGCGAATTAACTTACGATCAAAAGGTTGTCCAAAAGATTATTGGCATGGCTTTATCTAGTATCAATGGTTTATTAACTGTTGATGGAGGCTTTTTCTCTAACTTAACAGATAAACTAGTGAACACTGATGATGTTACTTCTGGTATTAATGTTGAAGTCGGCAAAAAACAAGTCGCAGTGGACATTGATATTGTTGCTGAATATGGCACTAACATTTCCAAGTTGTACGACGAAATAAAAAATAAAATTTACG
The nucleotide sequence above comes from Bombilactobacillus bombi. Encoded proteins:
- a CDS encoding Asp23/Gls24 family envelope stress response protein — protein: MAKEAEKKQTEIKGELTYDQKVVQKIIGMALSSINGLLTVDGGFFSNLTDKLVNTDDVTSGINVEVGKKQVAVDIDIVAEYGTNISKLYDEIKNKIYDKVMNMTGLEVVEVNVNVADVKTKQEHEKDSTSLQDKLTHVGKNVKQDTEKVKDNVKDKAEDQTRVK